One genomic region from Homalodisca vitripennis isolate AUS2020 chromosome 6, UT_GWSS_2.1, whole genome shotgun sequence encodes:
- the LOC124365119 gene encoding protein unzipped gives MLCRYDWTAIVGLLTLVRIVWASDSVHIYRSYPDLRITSSTLRWIGEQNGSRPDSAVVATVEIVAAEPDNDATTGGAAGTVTDEGLVDAVKERPVHVCRARHGGIWMPGQLRMGAKACQVSLLGKVFSNTHYEVLENVENGARLSWVQWGRYNPVLQRGSVAGGDSYVARRKLEQEDEGKVLGFRHLVGRFDPKEGIGRIIVIDDTKEESEEKEFHEGEILIETEPINYELNGLKFLNKRRKDVRTLKELGSATLRNDQSDGPVKVDTVVAYDAVVSMYWGQGKAMLKGLATNIRMPNGPNIEEIRWGIPYTEERKDVYRVEAVLEPGTGVNVTVWGNHTESEVPYSGKLVAVYEDLQTRARSISGIQIEVSMKDLKAVFGPVYWLHNDTLVPTTTTTTTTTTTTTTTTTTTTTLRPRENPEDNTVQGDDDKAHEAVAYQKNVSMAATGPAPSGSCHPLAHPWVTLVLALVLPPVLRITQVSLLCSV, from the exons ATGTTGTGCCGCTACGACTGGACAGCGATCGTGGGCCTGTTGACGCTGGTGAGGATAGTCTGGGCCAGCGATAGTGTTCACATCTACAGGAGCTACCCAGACCTCCGCATCACCTCCAGCACTCTCCGGTGGATCGGCGAACAGAATGGCAGCAGACCCGACTCAGCCGTCGTGGCGACCGTGGAGATCGTAGCCG CTGAACCTGACAACGACGCGACAACAGGAGGCGCCGCGGGGACAGTAACGGACGAGGGACTAGTGGACGCGGTCAAGGAGCGACCTGTGCACGTCTGTCGGGCGCGTCACGGCGGTATCTGGATGCCGGGACAGCTCCGCATGGGAGCCAAAGCCTGTCAGGTCTCCCTGCTGGGCAAGGTGTTCAGCAATACCCACTACGAGGTGCTGGAGAACGTGGAGAACGGGGCGCGCCTCAGCTGGGTCCAGTGGGGACGCTACAACCCCGTGCTCCAGCGAGGTTCTGTGGCAGGAGGCGACAGCTACGTGGCGAGGCGCAAGTTGGAACAGGAGGACGAGGGCAAGGTTTTGGGATTCCGCCACCTCGTGGGAAGGTTCGATCCCAAGGAGGGCATCGGCCGCATCATAGTCATCGACGACACCAAAGAG GAGAGCGAGGAGAAAGAGTTCCACGAAGGAGAGATTCTGATAGAGACAGAGCCCATCAATTACGAACTGAACGGGCTGAAGTTCCTAAACAAGCGTCGCAAGGACGTCCGCACCCTGAAAGAGCTCGGGTCTGCCACCCTGAGAAATGATCAATCTGATGGTCCTGTCAAG GTGGACACAGTGGTAGCATACGACGCTGTAGTATCCATGTACTGGGGCCAGGGAAAAGCCATGCTGAAAGGATTGGCGACCAACATCCGCATGCCCAATGGTCCCAACATTGAAGAAATTCGATGGGGCATCCCCTACACAGAGGAGCGAAAGGATGTCTACAG GGTGGAAGCTGTGCTCGAGCCAGGAACCGGGGTGAATGTGACGGTGTGGGGGAACCATACGGAGAGTGAAGTGCCGTACTCGGGCAAGCTGGTGGCGGTGTACGAAGACCTGCAGACTAGGGCCAGATCAATCTCCGGTATCCAGATAGAGGTGTCCATGAAGGACCTGAAGGCAGTGTTCGGGCCTGTTTATTGGCTGCACAACGACACCCTGGTGCCCACGACCACCACAACGACCACCACGACTACCACCACGACTACCACAACCACTACCACCACCACGCTGCGGCCCCGAGAAAACCCGGAGGACAACACGGTTCAAGGAGACGATGACAAGGCGCACGAGGCTGTGGCCTACCAGAAGAACGTATCGATGGCTGCCACTGGTCCTGCACCCTCTGGCAGCTGTCACCCTCTAGCCCATCCTTGGGTGACTCTTGTCCTTGCCCTTGTACTACCACCGGTTCTGAGGATAACACAAGTATCTCTGTTGTGTTCTGTGTGA